From Sporolactobacillus pectinivorans:
GCAAAGGCACAGTTGTACCGATTGTGATCACGAACAGTGCAGAAGACAGGTTCACGTTCGACTGGTCAAGTCCGGCCGACGTGGCCGCGGGTCAGACGGTGCTGTTCACTTCTTCATTGAAATGATGCGATTTTGGTGCCTATGCGAGCGGCTGCCTGATGTCTTCCTCCGGATCTATCAGCCATTACAGCCGAGTGAAAAGTGAACTAGAAATAGAAAAAAGCTGTCCAAAAGCCAAATTTGATCGGCTATGGACAGCTTTTCCTTATAGGAGCATTAATAAATCACGATTCTCTGATTTTTTGTATATGAAAAATTCAAATATGGGCAATATCTCCAGCGACTTATCCGAGACCATTTTCACAAATTCTTATCCATATTAAAGGTCAGTTTCGACAGAGACATGGAATCCATCGACAATTGCTGCAGAAGTTCACGCGTTTTGCTGAGCGCCAGTTCAGCATTGCGCGCGCTCGCTTCTGTTAAAATACTGGAAATGCGCTCTTTATCCGCACTTTTCGCTTCATCATCCGCTTTTTCCAAGTTGCTTAGAAACTGGCTGTGCAGCTGATCCTTGTAATCCATTACCTGTTTCAGGAAAGCTTCGTAATGCGGTTCGGCGATCACGGAAACCATTTTATAGAGCCAGTAAGCCGAGTCAAGACATAGTTTTCGTGGTCCGACCGCATAGCTCTTGGGTACAGATGTGATGTTTGTGTAAAACGGCACATAGGGACTAAAGGCACTGACAGCAAGCGACAGCCACTGGACGCCGGCAATTTCATCCGGGACATCCGGGCGAATCTGCAGAATGTGGGAATCCTGTGTCCGGTTAAGCGAAATGGCACGGAAAGCGGTCTTGTCTTTTTCACTGCCGTTTCCAAGCGGATCGTAGGGCGTCTCCTGATAGTGAGAACTCAGAATATAGGCGATATCTTCCACGCCGATTTTCCTGTTCGCTTTGCGAATAAACGGCAGATCGTCGGACATCGGGTCCTGATCAATCTCGGAATTCAGATACCGTTGTCCATACCAGACGCGCGGCGTGTTGTAATGATGATCAAGAACAGTCTGCGTGCCGAAAATATTTCTGAAATCGATCGAGTCAAAACTGGTATTCAGATGGTGCTTTTCAATGAATTCAAGCAGATGGGAACCCAGCAAAAAATTGTCCTTGTCATCCGGATCGATTTCCTGAATCGCCATCTGATTAGCGACCACTGCATACGAATCATCCGGTATGCGCTGAGCGACCCACTGGTGGCCGGTCGCGATCTCCATATACCAGACCTCGTCTTTGTCGGAAAAGAGCATACCGTTCGATTCGGCGGACCCATAAGTCTCTATAATTTTTCCGAGCCTCAAAACGCCGTCTCTGGCCGACGTAATATAGGGCAGAACAACCGTAACCATACTGTCCTCGGCAAGCCCGTTCTCAACAAGCGGATCATAACCCAAAACGCGCGGATTCCCATAAACACTCTCGGTCGCGCTCATCCCCACATTCAATTCATTGATTCCGGCATCCGGATAGGTCTCATAGCGATCTTCACCATCAGGCACTGAAGTGTAGCGGAGCCGTTCCCTCGGCAGTGTAATCTGAAAATGATTGCATGGCGAATCGTAATGCTCCTCCTGATCCAGAACCTCATGCGGATGAACGGTGAACCGCTTCGGAACGAGTACATCATAGCTGTCCCCATTGCGGGCGATCATCGTCGAGCCGTCCAGCGTCGCTTTTTTACCGACTAATACGGTCGTGCAGGCTGCGTGTGTATTGTGGTGCATTGTGTCATCCCTTACTTGTTTGGATTTAGAAAAAGTGAGTTTTCTTATATCATTATACATCCTGAGTTATTGATCTGGTCTCCAGTATCTGATCCCCTATTTTAATAAATGACAAAATCAGAGATTTAGTACAAAAAGTTTGAGAAATTAGTTTTATTTTAGAGGATTTCAGCAAAATGCGTAGAATTTACCTATTATATATCACGCAAAATTAAAGAAACGTGTCGAAAAGAGTGATAGTCATGCCGAAACAGTTTGTAGCGCACTATCGTGAAAGTGACAAACAACCGCAGACAGTAAAAGAACATTTGCTGGAAGTGAAAAAGCTAGCTGAATCATATGGAATTAACTTAAATGCTTCTCACATTACCGGACTGGCTGGCATGTTGCACGATCTTGGAAAATACACGGATGCATTTCAAAAGTATTTATGGTTGGCCGTCTTTCATCCAGAATCAGCACCTAGACGCGGTTCAGTTGACCATGCTTCTGCGGGAGGAAAACTGCTTTACGAAATCTTTCATGAAGCGATCCCTAAGTATCAATTAAAAATGATACTAGCCGAGGTTGTCGGTAATGCAATTATTTCTCATCATTCATATTTACATGATTTTCTTAATTCTGCAACCGAATCCCCTTATTACAATAGAGTCACTAAAAATGAGGATGTACTACCGGAATATTCGAAGGCGAAAGAACATTTT
This genomic window contains:
- a CDS encoding C69 family dipeptidase translates to MHHNTHAACTTVLVGKKATLDGSTMIARNGDSYDVLVPKRFTVHPHEVLDQEEHYDSPCNHFQITLPRERLRYTSVPDGEDRYETYPDAGINELNVGMSATESVYGNPRVLGYDPLVENGLAEDSMVTVVLPYITSARDGVLRLGKIIETYGSAESNGMLFSDKDEVWYMEIATGHQWVAQRIPDDSYAVVANQMAIQEIDPDDKDNFLLGSHLLEFIEKHHLNTSFDSIDFRNIFGTQTVLDHHYNTPRVWYGQRYLNSEIDQDPMSDDLPFIRKANRKIGVEDIAYILSSHYQETPYDPLGNGSEKDKTAFRAISLNRTQDSHILQIRPDVPDEIAGVQWLSLAVSAFSPYVPFYTNITSVPKSYAVGPRKLCLDSAYWLYKMVSVIAEPHYEAFLKQVMDYKDQLHSQFLSNLEKADDEAKSADKERISSILTEASARNAELALSKTRELLQQLSMDSMSLSKLTFNMDKNL